In the Bacteroidota bacterium genome, GAGCCTATATCAAAGGATACCTGTAGCGACATGGAACCGTCGTTGGCGTTGACGGATTTCATGTAAATCATGTTTTCTACCCCGTTCATTTCCTGTTCGATGGGAGTTGCTACGGATTGCTCCACACTGACAGCATTGGCGCCGGTGTATTTGGCGCTGATACTTACCATAGGCGGAGTAATGTTGGGGTATTGCTCCACAGGAAGCTGTGTCAGAGAGATAACCCCTACAATGACAATGACAATGGCAATCACCATGGCCACGATCGGTCTTCTTACAAAAAAATTGCCCATAGGATCAATGTTTATTCGAATTCAGGAATCTGGATTTTCTGGATAACCGGATTGACTTTCATGCCGGCCTTGATCTTTTGTTGACCTTCGTAAACAACTTTCTCCCCCGGCTTGAGGCCATCTTGGATGAGCCAGAAGCTACCCATCGTGGGACCGGGATTTATATCCCTGCTTGCCACTGTATTGGTTTCGTCAACAACGTAAACACTATACTTACCCTGATATTCCATAACGCAGCGCTGCGGTATAAGGATCACACCTTCCGCAATATCAATCGTACCTCTTACCTTGGCATATTGTCCGGGCCGCAATAGCTTTTCCTGGTTAGGGAATGAAGCCTGCAACAACAATGAGCCGGTTGTGGGGTCGACGTTTCTGTTTGCAAAATCCACCCATCCCCGGTTGCTGAATGTACTACCATCGGCAAGTATCATTTGCAGCCCGGGATTAACCTTGCCGGAAGCATCCATGTCAGACTTTTTTTTATCTTCCATCTGGTGCCTGGCAAACTTCAGATATTCTTTTTCAGTGATAGAAAAACGAACCAGGATGGTATCAATCTGAGAAACTGTATTCAGTACAACAGGATTGGGCGCTTTACCAACATAATCTCCGACTTTTGCTTCCGACATACCGATGACACCGTTGATGGGTGAATATATATCACTGTATCCAAGCTTTATCCTGGCCAGACGCAAACTTGCCTCTGCGGCATCAACGGAGGCTTTCGCAGCGCCATACTGGGCAACGGCCCCGTCAAGTTCGCTCTGACTCACGGCATTGATCTCTGCCAGCGGCCTGATGCGGTTCAGGTCGCTCTCGGCCTTTACCAGGGCTGTCTTAGCTTCGGCAAGCTGACCCAAAGCCTGGGCTACTTCCGCTTCAAAAGGCTGAGGGTCAATTTTGTATAAAAGTTGCCCCTTTTTCACCCTGGAACCTTCTTTGAAGTACATACCTTCCAAAACTCCATCAACACGTGCCCGGATGGAAATATCAAAGTTGCCGTAGGTTTGTCCAAGAAAATCAGCTTTGATTGGAACCGTATCTGAAGTGGTTTCAACAACATGAATCTCCGGCGGCGGCATCTGAGGGCCCTTTTTATTTGTGCAGGAAACAGTGATAAGTAAAAGCAACACACAGGAAATGAAGATCGGCGCTTTCATAAAACTTGGTATTTGGTTAGAAAGTCATGGATTATTGCAAATATATGTTTTTTGTTTTATGTTGGGTGCGTGAGATAGTGTTATATTTATCCGAATTTATAAAAATGTTACACATTATGAGATTACCTTTCTATAAAGGCTATGTTTTTATTCCTCTTTTATGCTTTTTCCTGTCTCAGGCATGCAGTGAGAAAAAGGGAATCTGCATAACAGGGAATGACTACCCAATCATTATTTCTGCGGATGCGGATTCCGTTACTCAAAAATCTGCACTGGCCCTTGCAGAATATATTTTCAGGATAAGCGGTGAAAGACCGGAAATAATCACCGGCAGCATGAATACAAACACTCCTGCCATATTTATTGGGAGAGGAGAACATACGGCATCATTTACAGATGAGGTGACTTTTAATGGTTTAGGCTCAGATGGATTCCTGATAAAAACCCTGGACCAGGATCTGTTGATTGCCGGAAATACCCCGGAGGGTACCCGCAATGCTGTTTATGGTTTCCTGGAAGACTACCTCGGCTGCAGAATGTATACCCCCGATGCCATGTATGTTCCTGAAATGGAATCTATTGAACTCCCCTCCATTGATGACAGGCAGGTGCCTGTCTTCACTTTTCGTGAGCTTAATTACCAATGGCCCATGACCAGCCGGGAGTACCGTCAATGGCATAAACTCGATAAAAAATCCGATCCTGAAGCAGCCTGGGGACATTTGTGGGTGCATACCTTTGATGATCTTGTTCCTGCTGAAAAATACTTTGAACAACACCCGGAATACTTTACCGAGATCGATGGCGACAGGATACCGGGAGGCCAGCTTTGCCTTAGTAACCCGGAGGTACTGGAGGTGCTGACCGCTAACCTGCAAAAAGTAATGGATAGTCTGCCGGAGAAAACGTTCTGGTCGGTTTCACAAAACGATAATTATCTGGTCTGCCAGTGCGAGGAATGTAAAAAACTGGATGAGCTGTACGGAGGTCCTTCCGGCACCCTGATCCATTTTGTGAATAACGTGGCAAGACGTTTTCCCGATAAGGTGATATCCACCCTTGCATACCAGTATACACGTTCTGCACCGGAAAACATTGTTCCTGACGAAAACGTCAACATCATGCTTTGCAGCATCGAATGTGACCGGAGCAAACCGATTTCGGAGGAAAAGGGAGATCAGACTTTCCTGAAGGATTTGCAGGATTGGGGTAAACTGACTGATAATATTATGATATGGGATTATGTGGTCCAATTCCGGAATTTGCTCAGCCCCTTCCCGAATTTTCATGTACTTCAGCCTAACCTGGTGCTTTTTGCCGATAACAATGCCTTTATGATGTTTCAGCAGGGCTGCGGAAATAATGTAGGCGAATTCAGCGATCTGCGTACCTATATTATTGCCAGGCTGTTGTGGGATCCAGACAGGGATGTACAGGAGATCATCCGCGACTTTACCGATGGCTATTATGGCAAGGCGGCACCCTATATCCGGGATTATATCCAGAAAATGCACACTGCCCTGCTCCGATCGGGTAAAACACTGTATATTTATGGTTATCCATATGATGCCATCGACGGGTACCTCTCTCCGCTCCTGATCAGGGAATACACCGGATTATTCGATAAGGCAGAAGAAGCGGTGCTGAATGATCCGGTATTGATGCAAAGGGTTAAAACAGCACGTTTGCCCCTTGAGTATGCCATACTGGAAATCTCCATGCGAAATGTGGATGAAGAGCTGAGTTTTTTCCTGGAAACGGAAGAAGGATGGAAACCCAACCCGGAAATGAAGGAAAGGCTGGAAAAATTTACCAACCAGGCTAAGCTTTCAGGAGTAACGCGTTACGAAGAAGGAGGCAAATATCCTGATGAGTATCACAAAGCTATGCTTCATTATGTTGAGAACAGCATGAAAAACCCGCTGGGATTAGGTAAACCGGTGACCCTCCTGACCGAGCACAGCGAAATCTATCCTGTCGGAGGCGCTAAAGCCCTTACGGATGGGTTGATCGGCACCCTCGATTTTCATTTTAACTGGCTGGGGTTTCATGGGGAAGATATGGAGGCGATCATTGATCTTGGAGAAAAGCAAAGGATTAGCCTGGTAAGAGCCTCCTTCCTCCAGGAAGTGAAATCGTGGATCTTTCTGCCACAGGAGGTTTCTTTATATGTATCGCCCGACAACCAAACCTGGGAGTTTTTGCAAAGCCTGAATAACCGTGCACCGGAAAAACAGGATGATATTTTTACGGAAGAATTCAGTTTTCAAACAGGACAGGCGGATGCCAGATATATCAGGATCATAGCCAGATCAATGAAACAATGTCCTTCCTGGCATATAGGTGCAGGGGGGAAGTCGTGGATTTTCTGCGATGAGGTAATTGTTGAATGAGTTTTTTTCGCGCAGAGTTTTTTTCGCGCAGAGGCGCAGAGTAAGAATGAGACGCAGGGGGATTGCTGATCCTATTTAATGAAACACTCTTCCCTGCGCCTCTGCGGTTACACAAGTTGCCTGTTTATACAAATTATTCCCCTGCGGCCTCTGCGCGAACAATCCCCTGCGGCCTCTGCGCGAAACAATCCCTTGCGGCCCCTGCACGAAACAATCCCTTGCGCCTCTGCGCGAAATAACCTGTGATCTTTTTTACAAAGGCTTTCCCGCTGATAGGATTTTCTTTCGCGCAGAGGCGCAGAGTAAGAATGAGACGCAGGGGGATTGCTGATCCTATTTAATGAAACACCCTTCTCTGCGCCTCTTCGATTACACAAATTGTCCGTTTATACAAATAATTCCCCTGCGGCCTCTGCGCGAAACAAACTCTGCGCCTCTGCGCGAAACAAACTCTGCGTCTCTGCGCGAAACAAACTCTGCGTCTCTGCGCGAAACAATCCCCTGCGCGAAAGATTTTTCCTCTCAGCGAGAAGTAAACCTCTTTTTAAACCGATTATAGTCAAAGATTATTTACAATCCTATGAATTCCATTTTTAATCAAATCAACATTGAAATTTACCAGCAATCCGAGTTTATAACCTGAGATTTTTAAGTATGTAATGAGCTGTTTTTTATGAACAGGTGCCAATAAATCAACAGATTTTATTTCAACGATAATAAGGTCTTCCACTATTAGATCAGCTTTGAACCCATTTTTAATCAATAAACCTTCCCAATAAACAGGCAAGACTTTCTGTTGCTCTACCAGAAGTCCTTCACTTGTTAGCTCCACCGCCAGTATTTCTTCATAAACTGACTCGAACAATCCAGGCCCTATTCCTTTATGGATCTTTAAGCATTTTTTTACAATTAGGCCTGATAAATAATTAATATCCATATTTTTTAGATTTAGGTTAAAAAATTAGGTTTGCTCACATAAGGACTTAGGTTCAAATTGAAGATTTTGTTTCGCGCAGAGGCGCGGAGTTTTTTCGCGCAGAGGCGCAGAGTAAGAATGAGACGCAGGGGGATTGCTGATCCTATTTAATGAAACACTCTTCCCTGCGCCTCTGCGGTTACACAAGTTGCCTGTTTATACAAATTAGTCCCCTGCGGCCTCTGCGCGAAAAAAACTCTGCGCCTCTGCGCGAAACAATCTCCTGCGTCTCTGCGCGAAACAATCCCCTGCGCCTCTGCGCGAAACAAACTCTGCGTCTCTGCGCGAAATTCTTCACCACCTCATTTTATTATTAGTTCCTTTTATTTCAAAATATCCCCCTCTCTTATTAAATAATTTAATAATTTTCTCACGGTTTATAATGAAAGTCTGATCATGAAGAAATCTTTTCTTTTCATACTCCTCATTCCCTTGTTTTCTTTCTCCCAGGAAGTGCCTGATGCTCAAAGGATGCAATGGTTCCGGGATGCCCGCCTTGGCATTTTTATTCACTGGGGAATCTATGCCGTGAACGGGATCGATGAGTCCTGGTCGTTCTTTAATGGATATATTGATTACCAGGATTATATGAGGCAGCTTGAAGGCTTTACAGCAATGAATTACGATCCTCACCAATGGGCAAAGGCCATTAAAGAAAGCGGTGCTAAGTATGTTGTCCTCACTTCCAAGCATCACGATGGAGTTGCATTATGGCCCACTTCATATTCCGAACTGAATGTGGTAAACAAAACCCCTG is a window encoding:
- a CDS encoding GxxExxY protein, translated to MDINYLSGLIVKKCLKIHKGIGPGLFESVYEEILAVELTSEGLLVEQQKVLPVYWEGLLIKNGFKADLIVEDLIIVEIKSVDLLAPVHKKQLITYLKISGYKLGLLVNFNVDLIKNGIHRIVNNL
- a CDS encoding efflux RND transporter permease subunit translates to MGNFFVRRPIVAMVIAIVIVIVGVISLTQLPVEQYPNITPPMVSISAKYTGANAVSVEQSVATPIEQEMNGVENMIYMKSVNANDGSMSLQVSFDIGSDPDMNTVFAQNRVAQASPKLPEAVNRLGVTTKKSFSFPIMIIAITSSNAGYDQNFLGNYTTINIKDVLARIPGIGRVDVLGASDYSMR
- a CDS encoding DUF4838 domain-containing protein; its protein translation is MRLPFYKGYVFIPLLCFFLSQACSEKKGICITGNDYPIIISADADSVTQKSALALAEYIFRISGERPEIITGSMNTNTPAIFIGRGEHTASFTDEVTFNGLGSDGFLIKTLDQDLLIAGNTPEGTRNAVYGFLEDYLGCRMYTPDAMYVPEMESIELPSIDDRQVPVFTFRELNYQWPMTSREYRQWHKLDKKSDPEAAWGHLWVHTFDDLVPAEKYFEQHPEYFTEIDGDRIPGGQLCLSNPEVLEVLTANLQKVMDSLPEKTFWSVSQNDNYLVCQCEECKKLDELYGGPSGTLIHFVNNVARRFPDKVISTLAYQYTRSAPENIVPDENVNIMLCSIECDRSKPISEEKGDQTFLKDLQDWGKLTDNIMIWDYVVQFRNLLSPFPNFHVLQPNLVLFADNNAFMMFQQGCGNNVGEFSDLRTYIIARLLWDPDRDVQEIIRDFTDGYYGKAAPYIRDYIQKMHTALLRSGKTLYIYGYPYDAIDGYLSPLLIREYTGLFDKAEEAVLNDPVLMQRVKTARLPLEYAILEISMRNVDEELSFFLETEEGWKPNPEMKERLEKFTNQAKLSGVTRYEEGGKYPDEYHKAMLHYVENSMKNPLGLGKPVTLLTEHSEIYPVGGAKALTDGLIGTLDFHFNWLGFHGEDMEAIIDLGEKQRISLVRASFLQEVKSWIFLPQEVSLYVSPDNQTWEFLQSLNNRAPEKQDDIFTEEFSFQTGQADARYIRIIARSMKQCPSWHIGAGGKSWIFCDEVIVE
- a CDS encoding efflux RND transporter periplasmic adaptor subunit, with protein sequence MKAPIFISCVLLLLITVSCTNKKGPQMPPPEIHVVETTSDTVPIKADFLGQTYGNFDISIRARVDGVLEGMYFKEGSRVKKGQLLYKIDPQPFEAEVAQALGQLAEAKTALVKAESDLNRIRPLAEINAVSQSELDGAVAQYGAAKASVDAAEASLRLARIKLGYSDIYSPINGVIGMSEAKVGDYVGKAPNPVVLNTVSQIDTILVRFSITEKEYLKFARHQMEDKKKSDMDASGKVNPGLQMILADGSTFSNRGWVDFANRNVDPTTGSLLLQASFPNQEKLLRPGQYAKVRGTIDIAEGVILIPQRCVMEYQGKYSVYVVDETNTVASRDINPGPTMGSFWLIQDGLKPGEKVVYEGQQKIKAGMKVNPVIQKIQIPEFE